The Deinococcus gobiensis I-0 genome includes the window GCGGCGAACTGGGCCTGGCGCTGCGGCGTCCCGGAACGCTGGGCATCCTGGGCCGGGGTAATGACGGTGGCCTTGCCCGGGACCGGTACCTCAACCTCACTGCCGATGCCCGTCAGCTCCTTCATCTCCCGGGTGATGATCAGGGCCTCGCTGTTCCCGAATCGGGAAGGGGTCTTACGCATGAGGGAGCATAACGCCGTTCATACAGATCAAAAGCCGTTTCCAAGCTCACTCCGAGTTGAGTTAGGAAGACCACTGAACCGGCTCCCAGGGTGTATAGCTCCTTTCTCAGGCCCTCTTTTTCGGCTGCACGACGTCTTTTTCTGGCCCCATGCGCATGGATTGACAAGGCCTGCATAGGGGGCTATATTTAAGAAATCAAGGCGGCCTTTGGGTCGCCTTCTTCTTTGCAACCTTCAGAGGATCTTGCCGCTGGTCAAGTTGGACCGCTCCGAGCCCTGTTCTCCTCTAAACTGAGGGCCTTCGGGAGGACCCCATGGAGTTCAAGCCCAAGGCGAAAACCACTGCACGTCCTATCCCCATCCCGCGCCACGCCGAGTCGCCGACTGTTGAGCCTCTGCTCCCGGCCGGCGCACTCCTGGCGCAGGGCCTGCAGCGATTGATCAGCACGCCAGTCCAGAGCCAACGTCAGGCCGCACGCCCGGTCCTCCAGGCCGCAGGCCTCCGCCGCCAGGAGGAGCAGCGCACCTTGCTCCAGCGTCAGGTGCTGGAGCAGCAGGCCAGAACTGTCCACCTGCCCACGGATACGACCCGACAGGTCCTCCTGCGCCAGTCGGCCCCGCCTCCGCCCGTTCCTCGGCAGCCTCAATCCCCTGCGGACTGGGTCGCGGTCATGCATGCTCAGGCAGAGCAGATCGAAGGCCGCGTGACGAGCAGCCGCGAGGCTGCTCAGTTCAGTGCCCTCCAACGGCAGGTCGCCCAGACGCTGGTCCAGGGCTTCCGCGCCGACCGGCGGCCGGCTCAGGAACGTCACGACAGCTGCGCCGCGCACCTGGTCGCCCTGCAGCGCCATCCCAGCAGTGCCCCGGTAGCCGGAGTCGTCCTGGGCCTGATTCCGCAGGGGGAACGCCTCGCCCTGCAACGGGCCGTCGACCTGACCCGGCAAAGAGAGCAGGCGCAGGCTGTCCAGGACCAACAGGCGCTCGAAGCCCTGGCCATTCAGCGTCAACTGGCGGAGCTGGATGCCGAGGCGACCCAGCCTGTCCTACAACGCATTCAGGCCCGGCGTGGAGGTGGGAATCCCCTCCCGGCTGCGGTGCAGCGGCACCTTGAGCAAGGGCTGAACCATGACCTGAGTCAGGTGCGGATCCACGACGACGCGGAAGCCGACAAGCTCGCCAAGGGCGTCAACGCGGTCGCCTTCACGACGGGCACCGACATCTTCTTCCGGCGGGGCCAGTTCAACCCGAATACCCGGACCGGTCTGGAACTGCTGGCCCACGAGGTCACCCACACCGTGCAACAGAGCCGGGGGCAGGTGGGGACCGGCATCGATCCGGATGCGGGTCTGGAAGGTGAGGCCCGGAGGATGGGTGTGAAGCTCGCGCAGTTCATGCCCAGTCCCAAGACCCTGCTGCCGCCCATTCCGCACCAGCAGGGCCCGCACGCTCCCGGCGTCTACAGCCCCGCCGCGGCCCTCACCCGCGCGCGGAGCGGGGCGGTCACGACCACCCTCCACCGGCCCTTCCAGGCGCTCGGCCTGCAGCGCCAGAGCACGACTATTCAACGGAGCTTCATCGGCGACCAGCTCGGCAGCCTCGCCGGACAGATCCCTGGGTACCGTGAGCTCTGCCTCGCGTTCGGCAAGGACCTCGTGACCGGCAAGACCCTCAAGCAGGACCCCAACACCGTTCTTGACGCCCTGGCAGGCTTTGTGCCCGGCCCGTTCAAGGACATGCTGCGGGCCGTGCGCCAGCAGAACCTCATCCCGAAAGCCTGGGCGTGGTTCCAGGGTGAACTGGGCAAACTCCAGCTCGGCGGGACCCTGACAGAGGTCAAGACTGCCATCACGAAGTTCCCGCCTGACCTGGGGACCGCGAAAGCGGCCCTGACCCGCCGCGCCG containing:
- a CDS encoding MazF family transcriptional regulator; protein product: MRKTPSRFGNSEALIITREMKELTGIGSEVEVPVPGKATVITPAQDAQRSGTPQRQAQFAAARDQSLEEYDEVFHRLADV